The Oceanicaulis alexandrii DSM 11625 DNA segment AATGGCCCTCGGTGATCTGACCGTCAGCATCCTGCAAAAGGTAGGTCTTGTTGCCATGGAGGATGCCGGGACGACCGCCGTTAAGGCTGGCGGCGTGATCGGGCGTATCAAGGCCCTTGCCCGCAGCTTCGACGCCGATCAGGCGGACGCTTTCATCTTCCAGGAAGGGATGGAACAAGCCCATCGCGTTTGAGCCGCCGCCAATGCAGGCGACCGCTGCGTCGGGCAGGCGTCCGATGCGGTCGAGCATCTGTTCGCGCGCTTCACGGCCAATGACGGACTGAAAATCACGCACCATGGCCGGATAGGGGTGGGGACCCGCTACTGTGCCGATGACGTAGAAGGTCTCATCGGGATAGGTCACCCAGTCGCGCAGCGCCTCGTTCATGGCGTCTTTCAGCGTGCCGCGTCCCGAGGTGACGGCGTGGATTTTCGCGCCCAGCAAATTCATGCGGAAGACATTCGGCTTCTGGCGCTTCACATCGGTCGCGCCCATGAACACTTCACACGGCAGGCCAAAGCGGGCCGCCACGGTGGCGGTCGCCACGCCGTGCTGACCGGCGCCGGTTTCAGCGATGATGCGGGTCTTGCCCATGCGTTTCGCCAGCAGCACCTGACCCAGGCAGTTATTGATCTTGTGCGCGCCGGTATGGTTGAGCTCGTCGCGCTTGAACCAGATCTTCGCCCCGCCAAACTCTTCAGTCAGACGCTCGGCGAAATAGAGCGGGCTGGGACGACCGATGAAATCACGGCTGAACTCGTCAAACTCGGCGATGAAATCAGGGTCGGTCTTGTAGTGCTCATACGCTTCCTGCAGCGCCAGAATGTTCGGCATCAGAGTCTCGGCCACATAGCGGCCGCCAAACTGTCCGAAACGGCCCTCAGCATCAGGCTGTTGGGAGAAGGCGTTGGGTTGGGTCATGACAGCGGTCTTTCACGACGCTCAGAGCTGCGAGACGCGCAGCCCTGACAGGTTCTAAAGGTCAGCCTCAGAGAAGCCGGTAAAGCAAGGCGGCGCAAGGCGTCAGCGCGCTTTGACTGCAGTGATGAACGCCTTGATTTTGTCTAGACTTTTGACGCCCGGCTCGGCTTCGACGCCTGACACGACATCCACGCCCGGCGCGCCGGATTGGCAGATGGCGTCGGGGACGGTCTCAACCGTCAGTCCGCCCGCCAGCAGCCAGGGCTGGCCGGGGTCAAAATCCTTGAGAACGCCATAGTCCCACGCTTGCCCGAGCCCGCCGGGCCGGTCCGCGTCCTTGGGCGGCTTGGCGTCAAATACGAAGCCGTCCACATGGTCTTTGTAGGTCAGCGCTTTTCGAAGGTCGTCTGACGTGGA contains these protein-coding regions:
- the trpB gene encoding tryptophan synthase subunit beta, giving the protein MTQPNAFSQQPDAEGRFGQFGGRYVAETLMPNILALQEAYEHYKTDPDFIAEFDEFSRDFIGRPSPLYFAERLTEEFGGAKIWFKRDELNHTGAHKINNCLGQVLLAKRMGKTRIIAETGAGQHGVATATVAARFGLPCEVFMGATDVKRQKPNVFRMNLLGAKIHAVTSGRGTLKDAMNEALRDWVTYPDETFYVIGTVAGPHPYPAMVRDFQSVIGREAREQMLDRIGRLPDAAVACIGGGSNAMGLFHPFLEDESVRLIGVEAAGKGLDTPDHAASLNGGRPGILHGNKTYLLQDADGQITEGHSISAGLDYPGIGPEHAFLHDVGRAEYRSATDAEALEMFQLCSQKEGIIPALEPAHALARVRDLAKELGKDGVILMNMCGRGDKDVFSVADALGVEL